From Triticum aestivum cultivar Chinese Spring chromosome 7B, IWGSC CS RefSeq v2.1, whole genome shotgun sequence:
CCATATGaggaaggggtgctagctgggccaaatACCCAAACCACTCGCCTAAGCCTGTCATCAAAAGctggaagccccagccgagccacatatcGGGTCTAGGGCACTAagcggtctgacgcactcacatgtgtcgtcgccgccatttTCATTGGTCCTTCAGAGcaaatattgaggcttctaccttatcaggccactccgccatcgacgccaccatgacgccagacagctacctcctcctgcgcgagtccatcaccgTATCGGctgccgagtctccactgcgccatgccgccgagatccgTCGCCTTCAATGGGCAggatgaaacaccgctccaccaaagaagccgcCCACTAGTCCCTCGATcccgtgtacgcctccaagaatgacgctCCCAATGAGGAAACGATATCAACACGCCACCGTCatctgatctactgatctagggtttcctccGGAGGTAGCGGATAGAGATCTGGAGCTTCTCCACGGTGATGCCTTCAGGAAGGTAACGATATAAAAGAGTGTCGCCATTGCGGGTCTTGGCATCAAGCCGAGAACAAGATTTTCACTCAGATCCGCTCGAAGAACCTTCATCAAGCATTGTGTGCACGGGTCGCCGCTGATCTGAGCCGCCGCGCATCGAGCAGACCGCACCGGCCAGATCAGATATGTCCGGAGGGCAAACCACGCATAGCACCGAcccaaccaccaggccctccatgccgccaccGCCGATCTGAGGTTCGATGGTCCGTCACGGCAGACCGCCGCCGCCAAATGCAGCCAAGGCCACTGCCCAAAGCAGGGCCTGCCGCCGCACTCGCCACCGTCGCCGCCCTAGGCCGAGGCGACCGCCGCGCCGCTGCCGGTCAAGGCATGCCCGCCACGCCGCGAAGGCTAGATCGGCTGTGCCACCACACGCCGTGGGGCTCCGCACCGCCCCCATGGCGCAGGAGAGAGGGGaggcccccgccaccgccgtcagccCCCGGGCTAGGCCGGCGGCGTCCTTCGATGGTGGCGGAGGGAGGGATGGAAGGACGGGGAGCCCCCGACGGCTAGGGTTGTGACCCCGCCCGAGTCGCTCGAGCGGGGGCGACGCGGGGGGGGGGAGCGGGAGCGGGCGGCACCAATCATGGACTATGGTCCACCATGGACAGATGACCCAGCCCTACACATCATATGCCTTGCTATCGTGGAGAAAGAAGGTAAAAAATGGTTGCCTACAGGCCCGAATGGGTCCTGCAAGAGTGCAGGTGCTTCGTCAgaaaagaagaagggaaagagaAGGAGGCAAAAGCAATTGATCAAAGTGGACTAGATGAGAAGTTATTGGGTATCACAAAaaagatggagagagagagagaagaggggaacACAATGGGCTTGGTAAATGTAGTGATTCACATCTCTGCTCCTAATCTAGATGAGCACTCAGCAGTATATTAGTGCATCCATAGTTCATGCCCTTACGGACGATATGGTCCTAGTTACCTCATTGCTTATATCATGTACTAAATGGCATCACTGGTGGCCTCATGTCCTAGGATGATGTCATTGTTGACTTCACAGTAACAAACAAAAATGGTTTGCCGACTTACTCCTTTTGACAGGGTTTGTCTCCACGATGACAACAAAAACAACTAGCTAATTGCCCGTGCATTGCAAGGGACGCATACACATTCTAGTGGTTCAACACTAATTATATCTGACATATGGCTCACACCCATCATATTCTAGATTTTGACAAGATTTAATTTGATTTATTATGGCTAGGAGGATGCAAACAATTTTTTTGATTTAGTTGAGGTTTTGGTAAGATTTGGTTTGATTTAGTTATTCGTCGGGGAAGCAAAGGAAAGTTTTGTTTTAGTTGTAATTTTGGCAAGATTTGATATCATTTTATTTAGTTAATTTAGGGCATCATCTTGGGAAGTACTGTTTCGGTTTAGATTATTTCAAGTTACTCTATTTATGTTGTTTTTAGTTTTGTGCAACATGGGTTGAGAGTACCAAAAATTAACATAAaaccaaggagggagagggtgcatGAGGGGGAAAATGAGGGATGAGGGGAGTCAAGGGGACCAACTcttctttaatagtagagattttgTCATATACTAAATGACATCACTGCTGACCTTATGTCCTAGGTTGATGTCATTGCTGACTTCACGGTATAAAAATAAAAATGACTTGCCGATTTACTCCTTTTCAGGGTTTGACTCGACCATGATGACCAAAACAAGTTAATTCGCGTGTGTTGCAACGAATGCATACATTATTCTAGTGGTTCAACACTAATTATACATGACATATACATTACACCCACTATATTCGAGATTTTGATAAGATTTAATTTGATTGAGTAGGGATAGTGGAATGCAAGAAAAGTTTTTGATTTAGTCGAGGTTTTcataagatttgatttgatttgaattGGGTATTCATAAGCATAAGGGAAGGAAATGAAAGTTTCGATTTAGTTGTGATTTTGCGAAGATTTGATTGATTTAATTGATTTAATGCAGTACATGATTTTAGAAAATGGTCGATTTGGTTTAGGTTATTTCAATTTATTCAAGAGTCTGTTTTTTTTAAGTAGAGAACTAGTGATTGACAGAGGATCCGAAATGCTCCGCAAAATATCCCGAATGAGTCCAAAGGCTGCGACATGCTCAGATCTGACGGCACGTACCCACAATCTCCAGATATTTCGCCTCTCATCCTCCTCTTATACCCTGCCACTCACACTCCCCCTTATCATCAGTCTCCAGTCTCCACCCATCTCAGCAAAAAAGAAGCTAGCACAGCTCCACACACCATGGCAGCCATGGCCACCACCGCCTCCAGCCTCCTCAAGCCCTCCTTCTCCGGCGTCCGCCTCCCGGCGGCGGCCCGCACCCCGTCCTGCGTCGCCACCCCGCGTGCCGGCGCCATCTgcaactccatctcctcctccacaCCTCCCTACGACCTCAACGCCTTCAAGTTCAGCCCCATCAAGGAGTCCATCGTGTCCCGCGAGATGACCCGCCGCTACATGACCGACATGATCACCTACGCCGACACCGACGTCGTCATCGTCGGCGCCGGATCCGCGGGGCTTTCCTGCGCGTACGAGCTCTCCAAGGACCCCTCCATCAGCATCGCCATCATCGAGCAGTCCGTGTCCCCCGGCGGCGGCGCCTGGCTCGGCGGCCAGCTCTTCTCCGCCATGGTCGTGCGCAAGCCGGCGCACCTCTTCCTCGACGAGCTCAACATCGAGTACGACGAGCAGGAGGACTACGTCGTCATCAAGCACGCCGCGCTCTTCACCTCCACGGTCATGAGCCGCCTCCTCGCGCGCCCCAACGTCAAGCTCTTCAACGCCGTCGCCGTGGAGGACCTCATCGTCAAGGAGGACCGCGTCGCCGGCGTCGTCACCAACTGGGCGCTCGTCTCCATGAACCACGACACACAGTCCTGCATGGACCCCAACGTCATGGAGGCCAAGGTCGTGGTGAGCTCTTGCGGCCACGACGGGCCCTTCGGCGCCACCGGGGTCAAGCGGCTCCAGGACATCGGCATGATCCAGGCGGTGCCCGGGATGAAGGCGCTCGACATGAACACGGCCGAGGATGCCATCGTGCGCCTCACCCGGGAGGTGGTCCCCGGCATGATTGTCACCGGCATGGAGGTCGCCGAGATCGACGGCGCCCCGAGAATGGTACTCCTAAATTTTGCTTTCCTATACACGCGTCCTCTTcttggaagaagaggaagaatctCTTTTCGACTTGTGCTGGACTGACCCGATTAATTTGTTTTGTCTTGTGGCGGCGGTTGGTTACAGGGCCCGACCTTCGGCGCCATGATGATCTCCGGCCAGAAGGCGGCGCACCTGGCGCTCAAGGCCCTCGGCCGGCCGAACGGCATCGACGGGACGCTCAAGAACGTGACCCCGGCGCTGCACCCGGAGATGATCCTGGCGGCGACCAACAACGGCGACATCGTGGACGCCTAAGCAAAGCAATGAACCACGGACACCAAGGCGTACGTACGCTGGTGTTTCGGGGCGAAAAATCAATAAGATGGTTCGGTGAAACAGAGGATGCTTAGGGACGAGGTCTTGTCTTTGTGATTTGTCAGACTCGTGTTTAATTCCGATGTTTATCTTTAGTTTTCTTGTGTTAGCGTATTTTGTTCATGCCACCTGCCCGCCatgtgctctgctctgctctgcctCACGGCAGCTCCATGGATGATGAATCCTTATGGAACAAGAGGAGGGAATAAAAAGGTTGAGTTCTATGTTGTTGTGTGGGCTCTGTTTACTCCATGGCCGGATCGAGTTTTCTTTTTTCAGTTTCCGGTGACACATAAATCAACAATCAAGGTCTATACAATAGGTACCTAGCATACAACTTGCAAAATGCAGAGGACCAACACAAACATGCACAAGAAATTTAgtgtatactccctctgtaaagaaatataagagcatttagatcactaatgtagtgatctaaacactcttatatttctttacggagggagtacatctgtaAAAATGCTGTTGTGGGTTTGTATTATTACCAATCATTAATCATAACCATTAAAAGTGACAACTGTTCATATAAAATCAATTCGATTCCACAATGCATTAATCATGATCATTAAAAGTGCCAACTGTTTCTATAAAATCGGATCCTTTAAAGCGCCAACGATGACTCATCGCAGAACGATCACGATATGTATATGGAATTCATAAGAGGCCCCTCCTCCTACCGTTGTAATTCGCCTAAAAAGGATATGGAAATTGTTAAGATCTGAGGCCCACCACTCAGTCCCCAAGGCACCTAGAGGAATTGTGCTGCGACACAAGAGAAGGAAATGTGGGTCCATATCTCGGGCACGCCACACAAAGGGCACATCCTATTTCCCACATGTTACATTTAGCCACCTTTGTGTCGGGCGGAAGGTGATCACAAAGGTGGATAAGTGTAACATGTGGTTAGAGGGAGAAGATTAGAACCACACTCagtttctaattatgaggattagaaaGGATCTAGATCTAGCTTTAATTGGATTAACTAGAACtcgaggaggctccaaaacttgtgtgtttAAAAGTGACCAAAACCTTTAGTAaggttggaggaggaagaggaagcgcCACAAGGGGGAAAGGTCCCCCTTGTACTGGCCAAGGGGAGGAGGAGTctccctccaattcggcctccccttacTTTTTCAAGAAGAAAGAGGGGCGCCACCTCctattgtgcccaagtggcctgaTATCCTTTCCACCACTTAGCCTTTTTATTGGAAGTATGCCCTGgaagcaataataaattgattattatcatatttccttgttcatgataaaggtttattattcatgctagaattgtattagccggaaacttaaatacaactgtgaatacataaacaaatactatgtccctagtgagcctctactagactacctcgttgatcaaagatggttaaggtttccaaatcatagatatgagttgtcatttgataacgggatcacatcgctaggagaatgatgtgatggacaagacccaaccataagcttagcatTCGATTGTATCACTTGAGTTTATtactatagctttcttcatgtcaagtgtCTATTCCTGAGACCATAAgatcatgcaactctcggataccgtaagaataccttgtgtgctatcaaacatcacttcataactgggtgatcataaagatgctctacaggtatctccgaaggtgtctgttgggttggcatggatcgagactgggatttgtcactccatgtgatggagagatatctccgagagctctcggtaatacaacatcgtaaagagcttgcaagcaatgtggctaatgagttagtcacgagattttgtattacggaacaagtaacgagacttgtcggtaacaagattgaactaggtatggagatatcgacgaccgaatctcgggcaagtaatgttggaaatatgccatagatgcaataataaaatgattattattatatttccttgttcgtgataattgtctattattcatgctataattgtgttatccagaaatcgtaatacatgtgtgaatacatagaccacaacatgtccctagtaagcctctagttgactagctcgttgatcaacacatagtcatggtttcctgactatggacattggatgtcattgataacgggatcacatcattaggagaatgatgtgatggacaagacccaatcctaagcatagcacaagatcgtgtagttcgtttgctagagcttttccaatgtcaagtatcatttccttagaccatgagatcgtgtaactcctggataccataggagtgctttgggtgtaccaaacgtcacaacgtaactggatgactataaaggtatactacaggtatccccgaaagtgtctgttgggtttacacggatcgagactgggatttttcactccgtatgacggagaggtatctctgggcccactcggtaatgcatcatcataatgagctcaatgtgaccaagtagttggtcatgggatcatgcattacggtacgagtaaagtgacttgccggtaacgagattgaacgaggtattgagataccgacgatcgaatctcgggcaagtaacgtaccgattgacaaagggaattgtatacgggattacttgaatcctcgacatcgtggttcattcgatgagatcatcgtggaacatgtgggagccaacatgggtatccagatcttgctgttggttattggccggagagctgtctcggtcatgtctacgtgattcccgaacccgtagggtctacacacttaaggttcggtgacgctagggctgtagagatattagtatgcggtaatccgaaagttgttcggagtcccggatgagatcccggatgtcacgaggagttccggaatggtccggaggtgaagatttgtatataggaagtccagttttggccaccgggaaagtttcgggggtcaccggtattgtaccgggaccaccggaagggtcccgggggtccaccgggtggggccacctatcccggagggacccatgggctgaagtgggaagggaaccagcccctggtgggctggtgcaccccccttgggcctccccctgcgcctagggttggaaaccctaggggtgggggcgccccacctaacttggggggcaagtcccccctttggccgccccccccccccttgagattggatctctagggggccggcgccccctcagggcccctatataaataggggggagggagggctgcgcaccctagtccctggcgcctccctctcccccgcaACACCTCACCCTCttgttgagcttggcgaagccctgccgagattccccgctacttccaccaccacgccgtcgtgttgctggatctccatcaacctctccttcccccttgctggatcaagaaggaggagacatcttcccaaccgtacgtgtgttgaacgcggaggtgccgtccgttcgtcactaggatcttcggtgatttggatcacgacgagtacgactccatcaaccccgttctcttgaacgcttccgctcgcgatctacaagggtatgtagatgcactcctctctctcgttgctagatgactccatagattgatcttgatgaagcgtagaaattttttattttctgcaatgttccccaacagtggcatcatgagccaggtctatgcgtagtttctatgcacgagtagaacacaattttgttgtgggcgtagattttgtcaatttacttgccactactagtcttatcttgtttcggcggcatcgtggaatgaagcggcccggaccgaccttacacgtacgcttatgtgagacaggttccaccgactgacatgcactagttgcataaggtggctagcgggtgtatgtctctcccactttagtcggatcggattcgatgaaaagggtccttatgaagggtaaataggaattggcatatcatgttgtggttttgacttaggtaagaaatgttcttgctagaaccctattgcagccacgtaaaaacattgaacaacaattagaggatgtctaacttgtttttgtagcatatgcattgtgatgttatatggccaaaaggatgtgatgaataatatatatgtgatgtatgagattgatcatgttcttgtaataggaatcacgacttgcatgtcgatgagtatgacaaccggcaggagccgtgggagttgtcttaattattgtatgacctgtgtgtcattgaataacgtcatgtaattactttactttattgctaaaccgttagccatagaagtagaagtaatcattggcgtgacaacttcatgaagacacgatgatggagatcatggtgtcatgccggtgacgatgatgatcatggcgccccgaagatggagatcaaaaggagcaaaatgatattggccatatcatgtcactatttgattgcatgtgatgtttatcatgtttttgcatcttataattgcttagaacgacggtagtaaataagatgatccctcataataatttcaagaaagtgttccccctaactgtgcgccgttgcgaaagctcgttgtttcgaagcaccacgtgatgatcgggtgtgatagattctaacgttcacatacaacgggtgtaagacaaatttacacatgcaaaacacttagggttaacttgacgagcctagcatgtacagacatggcctcggaacacaagagaccgaaaggtcgaacatgagtcgtatagaagatacgatcaacatgaagatgttcaccgatgatgactagtccgtctcacgtgatgatcggacacggcctagttgactcggatcatggatcacttagatgactagagggatgtctatctgagtgggagttcattaaataatttgattagatgaacttgattatcatgaacttagtctaaaacttttgcaatatgtcttgtagatcaaatggcccacgctaatgttgccctcaacttcaacgcattcctagagaaaaccaagctgaaagacgatagcagcaactatacggactgggtccggaacttgaggatcatcctcatagctgccaaaagagcatatgtcctagatgcaccgctaggtgaagcacccgttttcccagcaactcaagacgttatgaacgcctggcagttgtgtgttgatgactactccctcgttcagtgtggcatgctttacagcttagaaccggggctccaaaagcgttttgagcaacacggaggatatgagatgttcgaagagctgaaaatgattttccaagctcatgcccgggtcgagagatatgaagtcaccGACAAGtcctacagttgtaagatggaggaaaatagttctgtcagtgagcacatactcaaaatgtttgggttgcgcaaccacttgtcccagctggacattaacctcccggatgaggcggtcattgacagaatccttcaatcgctcccacctagctacaagagctttgtgatgaagtaCAATATGCAgaggatggtgaaaactattcccgaagtattttcaatgctgaaatcagcggaggtagaaatcaaaaaggaacatcaagtattgatggtcaataaaaccactagtttcaagaaaggcaagggtaagaagaacttcaagaaggacggcaaaggagttgcggcgcccggtaagccagttgtcgggaagaagccaaagcatggacccaaacctgagactgagtgcttttattgcaagggtagcggacactggaagcggaactgccccaagtacttagcggacaagaaggccggcaacaccaaaggtatatgtgatatacatgtaattgatgtgtaccttaccagtactcgtagtagctcttgggtatttgataccggtgcggttgctcatatttgtaactcaaaacaggagctgcagaataagcggagactagcgaaggacgaggtgacgatgcgcgtcgggaatggttccaaggtcgctgtgatcgccgtcggcacgctacctctacatttacctacgggattagttttaaacctcaataattgttatttagtgccagctttgagcatgaacattgtatctgaatctcgtttaatacgagatggctactcatttaaatccgagaataatggttgttctatttatatgagagatatgttttatggtcatgccccgctggtcaatggtttattcttaatgaatctcgaacgtgatgttacacatattcatagtgtgaataccaaaagatgtaagattgataatgatagtcccacatatctgtggcactaccgccttggtcacattggtgtcaaatgcatgaaaaagctccatacagatggacttttggagtctcttgttttcgaatcatttgacacgtgcaaaccatgcctcatgggtaaattGACCaagacaccgttctccggaacaatggagcgagcaaccaacttattggaaattatacatactgatgtgtgtggtccaatgagcgttgaggctcgaagtggctatcattatgttctcaccctcactgatgacctgagtagatatgggtatgtttacttgatgaaacataagtctgagacctttgaaaagttcaaggaatttcagaatgaggtagagaatcaacgtgaccaaaaaataaagttcttacgatcagatcatggaggagaatatttaagtcatgaatttgatacgcacttaaggaaatgtggaatcgtttcacaactcatgccgcctggaacaccttagcgtaacggtgtgtccgaacatcgtaatcgcactctattggatatggtgcgatctatgatgtcactcaccgatttaccgctatcattttggggatacgctctagagacagctacattcactttaaatacggcaccgtctaaatctgttgagatgacaccgtatgaattatggtttgggaagaaacctaagctgtcgtttctaaaagtttggggatgcgatgcttatgtcaagaaacttcaacctgaaaagctcgaacccaagtcagaaaaatgcgtcttcataggataccctaaggaaaccattgggtataccttcaaccttagatccgaaggcaagatcttttttgccaagaacgggtcctttctggagaaagagtttctcttgaaagaaataagtgggaggaaagtagaactcgatgaagtactgcctcttgaaccggaaagtagtgcagctcaggaagatgttcctgtggtgcctgcaccgactggagaggaagttaatgatgatgatcaaggtacttcggatcaagttgctactgaacttcgtaggtccacaaggacacgttccacaccagaatggtatggcaaccctgtccaagaaatcatgttgttagacaacggtgaaccttcaaactatgaagaagcgatggcgggcccagattccaacaaatggcttgaagccatgcaagccgagataggatccatgtatgaaaacaaagtgtggactttgacagactttcccgatgatcggcgagcgatagaaaacaaa
This genomic window contains:
- the LOC123160697 gene encoding thiamine thiazole synthase 2, chloroplastic, translating into MAAMATTASSLLKPSFSGVRLPAAARTPSCVATPRAGAICNSISSSTPPYDLNAFKFSPIKESIVSREMTRRYMTDMITYADTDVVIVGAGSAGLSCAYELSKDPSISIAIIEQSVSPGGGAWLGGQLFSAMVVRKPAHLFLDELNIEYDEQEDYVVIKHAALFTSTVMSRLLARPNVKLFNAVAVEDLIVKEDRVAGVVTNWALVSMNHDTQSCMDPNVMEAKVVVSSCGHDGPFGATGVKRLQDIGMIQAVPGMKALDMNTAEDAIVRLTREVVPGMIVTGMEVAEIDGAPRMGPTFGAMMISGQKAAHLALKALGRPNGIDGTLKNVTPALHPEMILAATNNGDIVDA